From the Nocardiopsis changdeensis genome, one window contains:
- a CDS encoding MarR family winged helix-turn-helix transcriptional regulator, with protein MTHDTAPPSSDLTFWSFVDYAVQKAEQELPSVNADAMRMVLTLNRATSMVIYDLESTVHRPRGLTWPGFRVIFALWLAGPMEAKTTAEISGMSRAALSALLNTLERDGLILRERATHDRRALQLSLTEAGYHAILGGFRAHNRRESAWAEALEPEERRELVRLLNKLMAGSTDAQAKFRN; from the coding sequence GTGACCCATGACACCGCACCCCCCAGCAGTGACCTCACCTTCTGGTCGTTCGTCGACTACGCGGTGCAGAAGGCCGAGCAGGAACTCCCCTCCGTCAACGCCGACGCCATGCGCATGGTCCTCACCCTCAACCGGGCCACGAGCATGGTCATCTACGACCTGGAGTCCACGGTCCACCGGCCGCGCGGGCTCACCTGGCCCGGATTCCGGGTGATCTTCGCGCTCTGGCTGGCCGGGCCGATGGAGGCCAAGACCACCGCCGAGATCTCCGGCATGAGCCGGGCCGCCCTGTCCGCGCTGCTCAACACCCTGGAGCGCGACGGACTCATCCTGCGCGAGCGCGCCACCCACGACCGCCGCGCCCTCCAGCTCAGCCTGACCGAGGCGGGCTACCACGCCATCCTCGGCGGGTTCCGCGCCCACAACCGCCGCGAGTCCGCCTGGGCCGAGGCCCTGGAGCCCGAGGAGCGGCGCGAGCTGGTCCGCCTGCTCAACAAGCTCATGGCCGGGTCCACCGACGCCCAGGCCAAGTTCCGCAACTGA
- a CDS encoding homogentisate 1,2-dioxygenase has protein sequence MAYYRQVGEVPRTRHTQHRTPEGGLYYEELMGEEGFSADSSLLYHRAIPSAIVDAAEWEVPDQSRTRNAPMVPRHLRLHSLFDDQEWKAADVVQSRRLVLGNDDVRISYVVAGAPSELYRNGIGDECVYVESGSARVETVFGLLEVGRGDYVILPRATTHRWVPTGDEPLRAYVIEANSHIAPPKRYLSRYGQLLEHAPYCERDLRGPSEPLLVEGENVDVLIKHRGDGPGGISGTRYTYPTHPFDVVGWDGCLYPYAFNIDDFQPITGRVHQPPPVHQVFEGHNFVICNFVPRKVDYHPGAIPVPYYHSNVDSDEVMFYCGGDYEARKGSGIGQGSISLHPGGHSHGPQPGAYERSIGAERFDELAVMVDTFRPLDLGEGGTACDDGAYAWTWAGGRRES, from the coding sequence ATGGCCTACTACCGCCAGGTAGGCGAGGTGCCCCGCACCCGCCACACCCAGCACCGCACCCCCGAGGGCGGCCTGTACTACGAGGAGCTGATGGGGGAGGAGGGCTTCTCCGCCGACTCCTCGCTGCTCTACCACCGCGCGATCCCGTCGGCCATCGTCGACGCCGCCGAGTGGGAGGTCCCCGATCAGAGCCGCACCCGCAACGCGCCGATGGTGCCGCGCCACCTGCGGCTGCACTCGCTCTTCGACGACCAGGAGTGGAAGGCCGCCGACGTCGTCCAGTCGCGCCGCCTGGTCCTGGGCAACGACGACGTGCGCATCTCCTACGTGGTCGCCGGGGCGCCCTCGGAGCTGTACCGCAACGGCATCGGCGACGAGTGCGTGTACGTGGAGTCCGGCAGCGCCCGCGTGGAGACCGTGTTCGGCCTGCTGGAGGTCGGCCGCGGCGACTACGTCATCCTGCCCCGGGCCACCACCCACCGCTGGGTGCCCACCGGCGACGAGCCGCTGCGCGCCTACGTGATCGAGGCCAACAGCCACATCGCCCCGCCCAAGCGCTACCTGTCCCGCTACGGGCAGCTGCTGGAGCACGCGCCCTACTGCGAGCGCGACCTGCGCGGCCCCTCCGAGCCGCTGCTGGTCGAGGGCGAGAACGTGGACGTGCTCATCAAGCACCGCGGCGACGGCCCCGGCGGTATCTCCGGCACCCGCTACACCTACCCCACCCACCCCTTCGACGTGGTCGGCTGGGACGGGTGCCTGTACCCGTACGCGTTCAACATCGACGACTTCCAGCCCATCACCGGCCGGGTGCACCAGCCGCCGCCCGTCCACCAGGTGTTCGAGGGCCACAACTTCGTCATCTGCAACTTCGTGCCGCGCAAGGTGGACTACCACCCCGGGGCGATCCCCGTGCCGTACTACCACTCCAACGTGGACTCCGACGAGGTCATGTTCTACTGCGGGGGCGACTACGAGGCCCGCAAGGGCTCCGGGATCGGGCAGGGCTCCATCTCGCTGCACCCGGGCGGCCACTCCCACGGCCCGCAGCCCGGCGCCTACGAGCGCAGCATCGGCGCCGAGCGGTTCGACGAGCTCGCCGTCATGGTGGACACCTTCCGGCCCCTGGACCTGGGCGAGGGCGGGACCGCCTGCGACGACGGCGCCTACGCCTGGACCTGGGCCGGAGGGAGGCGGGAGTCGTGA
- a CDS encoding carboxymuconolactone decarboxylase family protein produces MPDIYRYTSPVAPKDATGPVAAVYAQIKDEFLLADGPLMTLSRAPELLVCVWALLRESELAGPVPRAERELVAVAVSAANTCPCCVDAHTALGHAGGDHTAAEAVRAGRRPRDPALAALADWAAVTGDPTPGPRPAPPFPAEHTAAFIGTALVTHIINRVTSSLLVERLLPGDLQRSRTVRRVLGAAVRRGPGRPVAPGRSLELLPATAAAPPAWADGPVGTAYAALAGAVASLDVPDTVRARTRDAVAAWDGRPPALFEDPVGAHADGLDAPDRTAVRLAVLAALSPHRIADADVAAWRAATGRTADADLVRLVVLGAFTAADRIQRSLAAAAARRHPAGQPGEA; encoded by the coding sequence GTGCCCGACATCTACCGCTACACCTCGCCGGTGGCCCCCAAGGACGCCACCGGACCCGTCGCCGCCGTCTACGCCCAGATCAAGGACGAGTTCCTGCTCGCCGACGGCCCCCTCATGACCCTGTCCCGCGCCCCCGAGCTCCTGGTGTGCGTCTGGGCGCTGCTGCGCGAGTCCGAACTGGCCGGGCCGGTCCCGCGCGCCGAGCGCGAACTCGTCGCCGTCGCCGTCTCCGCCGCCAACACCTGCCCCTGCTGCGTCGACGCCCACACCGCCCTGGGCCACGCCGGGGGCGACCACACCGCCGCCGAGGCCGTCCGGGCGGGCCGCCGCCCCCGCGACCCCGCCCTGGCGGCCCTGGCCGACTGGGCCGCCGTCACCGGCGACCCCACCCCCGGCCCCCGGCCCGCGCCGCCCTTCCCCGCCGAGCACACCGCCGCGTTCATCGGCACCGCCCTGGTCACGCACATCATCAACCGCGTCACCTCCTCCCTCCTCGTCGAGCGCCTGCTGCCCGGTGACCTCCAGCGCTCCCGGACCGTGCGCCGGGTCCTGGGCGCGGCCGTGCGCCGCGGCCCCGGCCGGCCCGTGGCACCCGGCCGCTCCCTGGAACTGCTGCCGGCCACCGCCGCCGCCCCGCCCGCCTGGGCCGACGGACCCGTCGGCACCGCCTACGCCGCACTGGCCGGGGCCGTCGCCTCCCTGGACGTCCCCGACACCGTCCGCGCCCGTACGCGGGACGCCGTCGCCGCCTGGGACGGGCGCCCGCCCGCCCTCTTCGAGGACCCCGTGGGCGCGCACGCCGACGGGCTCGACGCGCCCGATCGGACCGCCGTGCGCCTGGCCGTGCTCGCCGCCCTGTCCCCGCACCGGATCGCCGACGCCGACGTCGCCGCCTGGCGGGCCGCCACCGGCCGCACCGCCGACGCCGACCTGGTGCGCCTGGTGGTCCTGGGGGCGTTCACCGCCGCCGACCGGATCCAGCGCTCCCTGGCCGCCGCGGCCGCCCGCCGACACCCCGCCGGTCAGCCGGGGGAGGCGTAA
- a CDS encoding FAD-dependent monooxygenase, translating into MRPPAPRPPADTSAEPVLVLGAGPVGQTAALLLARRGVPVRIVDSRPERDAVGSKAICQQRDVLDVWDWVGAGEVAEEGLTWDTARTFYRDSELFSVRLADPGASPLPPFVNISQSRTEEILDRRLAEAGVAISWDHTVTGIEQDDTGVTVTCDTPAGPVRLRGTHALSCLGAHGGVVRRALGLGFEGTSFQDRFLICDIRADLGDWARERRFYFDPEWNPGRQVLIHPCPDSVFRIDWQVPADFDLEAEEASGRLDARIRQIIGEKPYEIVWHSVYRFHTRVVDRMRAGRILLVGDNAHLVAPFGARGLNSGVQDAENAAWKIAYVRAGWADEEFLETYHTERHAAALENAEITGATMRFLVPQDEAEHTTRVSVLEQALTDEAARARVDSGRLAEPFWYVDSPLTTPNARFPFGGRPPRGRAPEPCPGVIAPDAPVEVPGGPSGGDAPTRLRSLLREGVTLLLGPLPEGTDADAARDGVLAAARGATGAPVAAFHLADIDTTGALAKALDCHPGGVWVLRPDAHIAAVVDAADTGAVAAAVRTCLGRAAAPERPAPAL; encoded by the coding sequence ATGCGACCTCCCGCTCCACGACCCCCCGCCGACACCTCCGCCGAGCCCGTCCTGGTCCTGGGCGCCGGCCCCGTCGGCCAGACCGCGGCCCTGCTGCTGGCCCGGCGCGGCGTCCCCGTCCGCATCGTCGACTCCCGGCCCGAGCGCGACGCCGTCGGCTCCAAGGCCATCTGCCAGCAGCGCGACGTCCTGGACGTGTGGGACTGGGTGGGCGCCGGAGAGGTCGCCGAAGAGGGCCTGACCTGGGACACCGCCCGCACCTTCTACCGCGACAGCGAGCTGTTCAGCGTCCGCCTCGCCGACCCGGGCGCCTCCCCCCTGCCGCCCTTCGTCAACATCTCCCAGTCCCGCACCGAGGAGATCCTCGACCGCCGCCTCGCCGAGGCGGGGGTGGCGATCTCCTGGGACCACACCGTCACCGGCATCGAGCAGGACGACACCGGCGTCACCGTCACCTGCGACACCCCCGCCGGCCCGGTCCGCCTGCGCGGCACCCACGCCCTGTCCTGCCTGGGCGCCCACGGCGGCGTCGTCCGCCGCGCCCTGGGCCTGGGCTTCGAGGGCACCAGCTTCCAGGACCGCTTCCTCATCTGCGACATCCGCGCCGACCTGGGCGACTGGGCCCGCGAGCGCCGCTTCTACTTCGACCCCGAGTGGAACCCCGGCCGCCAGGTGCTCATCCACCCCTGTCCCGACTCGGTGTTCCGCATCGACTGGCAGGTCCCCGCCGACTTCGACCTGGAGGCGGAGGAGGCCAGCGGACGACTGGACGCCCGCATCCGCCAGATCATCGGGGAGAAGCCCTACGAGATCGTCTGGCACTCGGTGTACCGGTTCCACACCCGGGTGGTGGACCGCATGCGCGCGGGCCGCATCCTGCTCGTCGGCGACAACGCCCACCTGGTCGCGCCGTTCGGCGCCCGCGGGCTCAACTCCGGCGTCCAGGACGCCGAGAACGCCGCCTGGAAGATCGCCTACGTCCGCGCCGGGTGGGCGGACGAGGAGTTCCTGGAGACCTACCACACCGAACGCCACGCCGCCGCTCTGGAGAACGCCGAGATCACCGGCGCCACCATGCGCTTCCTCGTCCCCCAGGACGAGGCCGAGCACACCACGCGGGTGAGCGTCCTGGAGCAGGCGCTCACCGACGAGGCCGCCCGCGCCCGGGTCGACTCCGGGCGCCTGGCCGAGCCCTTCTGGTACGTGGACTCCCCGCTCACCACGCCCAACGCGCGGTTCCCCTTCGGCGGCCGCCCGCCCCGCGGCCGGGCCCCCGAGCCCTGCCCCGGCGTGATCGCCCCCGACGCCCCGGTCGAGGTGCCCGGCGGCCCGTCCGGCGGGGACGCGCCGACCCGGCTGCGGTCCCTGCTCCGCGAGGGCGTCACCCTGCTGCTGGGCCCCCTCCCGGAGGGCACCGACGCCGACGCCGCCCGCGACGGCGTTTTGGCCGCAGCCCGGGGCGCCACCGGCGCGCCCGTGGCCGCGTTCCACCTCGCCGACATCGACACCACCGGGGCCCTCGCCAAGGCCCTGGACTGCCACCCCGGCGGGGTGTGGGTGCTGCGGCCCGACGCCCACATCGCCGCCGTCGTCGACGCCGCCGACACCGGGGCCGTCGCCGCCGCCGTCCGCACCTGCCTGGGGCGGGCCGCCGCCCCCGAACGACCGGCGCCCGCGCTCTGA
- a CDS encoding aminotransferase class V-fold PLP-dependent enzyme, with product MDDSTRARIDAARRHFSPGTVYLNTATHGLTPDTALDAVTQYTRAVAEGRFSPADADPGVERARASYARLLGVPAENTAIGAYTAQFVGTVAAALPPGAEVVVAAREFSSVVHPFLARTDLAVREVPLEHLADAVGPDTRLVAVSAVQSSDGRIAPLEDLLAARDAHGARLLVDATQAAGWLPLPADRIDYTVCSTYKWLLGPRGAAFLTGTAEALAELSPLAGNWYAAEEPWNSLYGGPLAPAPGARRLDLPPVWPAWAGLERTLALLEETGVGAVHAHNAALGDLLRAGLGLEPAGSAIVSVAAPAGGVERVMDEGIAVAARDGRLRASFHLYNTEEDVERLVKALTG from the coding sequence ATGGACGACTCCACCCGTGCCCGCATCGACGCCGCACGACGGCACTTCTCCCCCGGGACCGTGTACCTCAACACGGCCACCCACGGGCTGACCCCCGACACCGCGCTGGACGCGGTGACGCAGTACACCCGCGCCGTGGCCGAGGGGCGGTTCTCCCCGGCCGACGCCGACCCGGGCGTCGAACGCGCCCGCGCCTCCTACGCCCGCCTGCTGGGCGTGCCCGCGGAGAACACCGCGATCGGCGCCTACACCGCCCAGTTCGTCGGAACGGTCGCCGCCGCGCTGCCGCCGGGCGCCGAGGTCGTCGTCGCCGCCCGCGAGTTCAGCTCGGTGGTGCACCCCTTCCTGGCCCGGACCGACCTCGCCGTCCGGGAGGTCCCGCTGGAGCACCTGGCCGACGCGGTCGGCCCGGACACCCGGCTGGTCGCGGTGTCGGCGGTGCAGTCCTCCGACGGGCGCATCGCTCCCCTGGAGGACCTGCTGGCGGCCCGCGACGCCCACGGGGCGCGGCTGCTCGTGGACGCCACCCAGGCGGCCGGGTGGCTGCCGCTGCCCGCCGACCGGATCGACTACACGGTGTGCAGCACCTACAAGTGGCTGCTGGGGCCGCGCGGCGCGGCGTTCCTCACCGGCACCGCGGAGGCGCTGGCGGAGCTGTCCCCGCTCGCGGGCAACTGGTACGCCGCCGAGGAGCCGTGGAACAGCCTGTACGGCGGGCCGCTGGCGCCGGCGCCGGGCGCCCGCAGGCTGGACCTGCCGCCGGTGTGGCCCGCCTGGGCGGGGCTGGAGCGCACCCTGGCGCTGCTGGAGGAGACCGGGGTCGGCGCCGTGCACGCGCACAACGCGGCCCTGGGCGACCTGCTGCGCGCCGGCCTGGGCCTGGAGCCGGCGGGCTCGGCGATCGTGTCCGTCGCCGCCCCGGCGGGCGGGGTGGAGCGGGTGATGGACGAGGGCATCGCGGTGGCCGCCCGCGACGGGCGCCTGCGCGCCTCGTTCCACCTGTACAACACCGAGGAGGACGTGGAGCGGCTGGTCAAGGCGCTCACCGGCTGA
- a CDS encoding MBL fold metallo-hydrolase, with protein MAAKPFASSADTEAKQQTLEVLADGVYALTAEGDPNVGAIEGEDFLVAFEALATPTAAREWLAKLREHTDKPVRYLVLSHYHAVRVLGASAFDAEIILTHEKTHELIRERGKEDWASEFGRMPRLAKDAGSVPGLTWPTQTFADRTTIDLGGDRGELVLEYFGRGHTEGDIVAWLPRQKILFAGDLVEAQAALYTGDAFHKDWAGATLDRVKALGAEMLVGGRGAVSRGRSEVDAAIEQTRNFLNVMIREVGGVHERGGTLKEAFEATHAALVDDYGHWPIFEHCLPFDVSRLWDEFSGIERPVIWTAERDREVWDLLQA; from the coding sequence ATGGCAGCCAAGCCGTTCGCCTCGTCCGCCGACACCGAGGCCAAGCAGCAGACCCTGGAGGTCCTGGCCGACGGCGTCTACGCGCTCACCGCCGAGGGCGACCCCAACGTGGGCGCCATCGAGGGCGAGGACTTCCTCGTGGCGTTCGAGGCCCTGGCCACGCCCACCGCGGCCCGCGAGTGGCTGGCCAAGCTGCGCGAGCACACCGACAAGCCCGTCCGCTACCTGGTGCTCTCCCACTACCACGCGGTCCGCGTCCTGGGCGCCAGCGCCTTCGACGCCGAGATCATCCTCACCCACGAGAAGACCCACGAGCTGATCCGCGAGCGCGGCAAGGAGGACTGGGCCAGCGAGTTCGGCCGCATGCCCCGCCTGGCCAAGGACGCCGGCTCCGTGCCCGGCCTGACCTGGCCCACCCAGACCTTCGCCGACCGCACCACCATCGACCTGGGCGGCGACCGCGGCGAACTCGTCCTGGAGTACTTCGGCCGCGGCCACACCGAGGGCGACATCGTCGCCTGGCTGCCCCGGCAGAAGATCCTCTTCGCCGGCGACCTCGTCGAGGCCCAGGCCGCCCTCTACACCGGCGACGCCTTCCACAAGGACTGGGCCGGCGCCACCCTGGACAGGGTCAAGGCCCTGGGCGCCGAGATGCTCGTCGGCGGGCGCGGCGCGGTCAGCCGCGGCCGCTCGGAGGTCGACGCCGCCATCGAGCAGACCCGCAACTTCCTCAACGTGATGATCCGCGAGGTCGGCGGCGTCCACGAGCGCGGCGGCACCCTCAAGGAGGCGTTCGAGGCCACCCACGCCGCCCTCGTCGACGACTACGGCCACTGGCCGATCTTCGAGCACTGCCTGCCCTTCGACGTCTCGCGCCTGTGGGACGAGTTCTCCGGCATCGAGCGCCCCGTCATCTGGACGGCCGAGCGCGACCGCGAGGTCTGGGACCTCCTCCAGGCCTGA
- a CDS encoding N-acetylglucosamine kinase: MDAGGTSTRALVATPAGERVGLARAGGANPNTHGTARAGRELARAVGAALDQAGPRAREDVVAGAIGLAGVSALRDDRVRAALVEELLLVGVPADRMVFVGDDEVAFTSGTPEPDGTVLIAGTGAIATRIEGRRRSRSADGMGWLIGDEGSAFWIGHQAARETARQLSRGTALSPLARMVAKRVIPGRRPVQGREHLPEEHARAFARTLTGRPPIGLAELAPLVSEAFAQGDEAAEVIVNAAAGHLAHSVHQVRTPGERRPVVLAGGVLLGSAPVHEALTRKLALGTAGSPLSTAGCTAGAAAWLAALEAGAPADDTRLHAVFTAPTRDGRSDAA; encoded by the coding sequence GTGGACGCGGGCGGCACCTCCACCCGGGCCCTGGTCGCCACCCCGGCCGGCGAGCGGGTGGGCCTGGCCCGGGCCGGCGGTGCCAACCCCAACACGCACGGCACCGCGCGGGCGGGCCGGGAACTGGCCCGGGCGGTGGGCGCCGCCCTCGACCAGGCCGGGCCGCGCGCCCGCGAGGACGTGGTGGCCGGGGCGATCGGCCTGGCCGGGGTGTCGGCGCTGCGCGACGACCGGGTGCGCGCGGCCCTGGTGGAGGAGCTGCTGCTGGTCGGCGTGCCGGCGGACCGGATGGTGTTCGTCGGCGACGACGAGGTGGCGTTCACCTCCGGCACCCCCGAACCCGACGGGACGGTGCTCATCGCGGGCACCGGCGCGATCGCGACCCGGATCGAGGGGCGGCGCCGCAGCCGGTCCGCGGACGGGATGGGCTGGCTGATCGGCGACGAGGGGTCGGCGTTCTGGATCGGCCACCAGGCGGCCCGGGAGACCGCCCGCCAGCTGAGCCGGGGCACGGCGCTGAGCCCGCTCGCGCGGATGGTGGCCAAGCGGGTCATCCCCGGCAGGCGGCCGGTCCAGGGGCGCGAGCACCTGCCCGAGGAGCACGCGCGCGCCTTCGCCCGCACGCTGACCGGGCGGCCGCCGATCGGGCTGGCCGAGCTGGCCCCGCTGGTCTCGGAGGCGTTCGCGCAGGGGGACGAGGCGGCCGAGGTGATCGTCAACGCCGCGGCCGGGCACCTGGCGCACTCGGTGCACCAGGTGCGCACGCCCGGGGAGCGGCGGCCGGTGGTGCTGGCCGGCGGGGTGCTGCTGGGGTCCGCGCCGGTGCACGAGGCGCTCACCCGCAAACTGGCGCTGGGCACCGCGGGGTCGCCGCTGTCGACGGCCGGGTGCACCGCCGGGGCGGCGGCTTGGCTGGCGGCCCTGGAGGCCGGGGCCCCCGCCGACGACACCCGCCTGCACGCGGTCTTCACCGCCCCCACCCGCGACGGCCGCAGCGACGCCGCCTGA
- a CDS encoding TetR/AcrR family transcriptional regulator, translating to MTHEHDAGPARPVGRGAKVLAAVRAATLAELGERGYADLSVESVARRAGVHKTTVYRRWRDRQALVVDAFEHLAATEVPAPDTGALAGDLEALARALVGLLTSPRGAVMTAMLADAARIPEIARARERVFADRVEHVRPVVERAVARGEAPPGTDPARVARALAAPVYLRLLVSGDPLDEGAAAEAVQTALAVVGRLREEYSDR from the coding sequence ATGACCCACGAACACGACGCCGGCCCCGCCCGGCCGGTGGGGCGCGGGGCCAAGGTGCTGGCCGCCGTCCGCGCCGCCACCCTGGCCGAACTGGGCGAGCGGGGCTACGCCGACCTCAGCGTCGAGTCGGTGGCCCGCCGCGCCGGAGTGCACAAGACCACCGTGTACCGGCGCTGGCGCGACCGGCAGGCGCTGGTCGTGGACGCCTTCGAGCACTTGGCCGCCACGGAGGTCCCGGCTCCCGACACCGGCGCGCTGGCGGGCGACCTGGAGGCCCTGGCCCGCGCCCTGGTCGGCCTGCTCACCTCGCCGCGGGGCGCGGTGATGACCGCGATGCTCGCCGACGCCGCGCGCATCCCCGAGATCGCGCGGGCGCGCGAGCGGGTCTTCGCCGACCGCGTCGAGCACGTCCGGCCGGTGGTGGAACGGGCCGTCGCCCGGGGCGAGGCCCCGCCCGGCACCGACCCGGCGCGGGTCGCCCGCGCGCTGGCCGCGCCGGTCTACCTCAGGCTGCTGGTCAGCGGGGACCCGCTGGACGAGGGGGCCGCGGCCGAGGCCGTCCAGACCGCGCTGGCCGTGGTCGGCCGCCTGCGCGAAGAGTATTCCGACCGCTGA
- a CDS encoding GNAT family N-acetyltransferase produces the protein MTTSDSPRAEWTVRGTDRDEYARAARVIGEALLVAEDVPAMLERMRPIHDAEGYERVRVAVDDIDGEERIVGATNDFRFEMTLPGGPRRVAGVTGVGVWPTHRRRGVLSSLMRRQLADIHAAGVRYAALWASEGAIYGRFGYGPAVAETEAHIARPHAALRPDAPRDPELTVRLGYAAELRSDLEQVYAEAAAARLGQVARPGHWWDRTLRDKPEHREGRGPKHAVVVRGPQGPVGYALYSTRSKWESDGPAGTVYVQEMRATVPAAWTLLYEHLLDRDLTARIEFEFMPVDDPLVHLLGNRDRLVREVFNSLWFRLVDVPGALSERTYAAPVEAVLAVTDRYAPWNAGTWSLKASPEGARVEATDAAPDVSLDAALLGAAYLGQTPLTGYAAAGLLTEHTPGAVARLDAALHRPDAAFNGSIF, from the coding sequence ATGACCACATCCGACAGCCCGCGCGCCGAGTGGACCGTGCGCGGCACCGACCGGGACGAGTACGCACGGGCGGCCCGGGTCATCGGCGAAGCCCTCCTGGTCGCCGAGGACGTGCCCGCCATGCTGGAGCGGATGCGTCCGATCCACGACGCCGAGGGCTACGAGCGCGTCCGCGTGGCCGTCGACGACATCGACGGCGAAGAGCGGATCGTCGGCGCCACCAACGACTTCCGCTTCGAGATGACCCTGCCCGGCGGGCCGCGCCGCGTGGCCGGGGTGACCGGGGTGGGCGTGTGGCCCACCCACCGCCGCCGGGGCGTGCTCAGCTCCCTCATGCGCCGCCAGCTCGCCGACATCCACGCCGCGGGGGTCAGATACGCCGCCCTGTGGGCGTCCGAGGGCGCCATCTACGGCCGCTTCGGCTACGGCCCGGCCGTCGCCGAGACCGAGGCCCACATCGCCCGGCCGCACGCCGCGCTGCGCCCCGACGCACCCCGCGACCCGGAGCTGACGGTCCGCCTGGGCTACGCCGCGGAGCTGCGCTCCGACCTGGAACAGGTGTACGCGGAGGCCGCCGCCGCCCGGCTCGGCCAGGTCGCGCGCCCCGGCCACTGGTGGGACCGGACCCTGCGCGACAAGCCCGAGCACCGCGAGGGCCGGGGCCCCAAGCACGCCGTCGTGGTCCGCGGGCCGCAGGGCCCGGTGGGCTACGCCCTGTACAGCACGCGGAGCAAGTGGGAGTCGGACGGCCCGGCCGGGACGGTGTACGTCCAGGAGATGCGGGCCACGGTCCCGGCGGCCTGGACCCTGCTCTACGAGCACCTGCTCGACCGCGACCTGACGGCCCGGATCGAGTTCGAGTTCATGCCGGTGGACGACCCGCTCGTGCACCTGCTCGGCAACCGGGACCGGCTGGTCCGGGAGGTCTTCAACAGCCTCTGGTTCCGGCTGGTGGACGTGCCCGGCGCGCTGTCCGAGCGCACCTACGCCGCCCCGGTGGAGGCGGTCCTGGCGGTCACCGACCGGTACGCGCCGTGGAACGCCGGGACGTGGTCGCTGAAGGCGTCCCCCGAGGGCGCGCGGGTGGAGGCCACCGACGCCGCCCCGGACGTGTCGCTGGACGCGGCCCTGCTGGGCGCGGCCTACCTGGGGCAGACCCCGCTCACCGGCTACGCCGCCGCCGGGCTGCTCACCGAGCACACCCCGGGGGCGGTCGCCCGCCTGGACGCGGCCCTGCACCGTCCGGACGCGGCCTTCAACGGGTCCATCTTCTAG
- a CDS encoding GNAT family N-acetyltransferase, whose protein sequence is MAAEHHPATPRSDGPGWEVDRPAEDEISEATRVFATAINIPLNDLLDTERDHPVNEPDRFLVVRDGGRIVGTTNSHPFSLTVPGGPRPAAGVTGVGVLPTHRRRGILTALLREQLADLRRRGENLAILWASEGGIYGRYGYGRAFRQHTYSVSRAHAALRPDAPRDPSLTLELAEPADVLPDLDLLHRAAQAERPGGFPREGNWWKLRLWMLSRPRPDTSDLRAVLVRDAGGHPVGSALHRVTTGYGEGGLPTGTVSVREVNALTPAARTALYEYLFDTDLTVETEVVGLPEDDPLPALLADPAQAVRRGGVSLWLRLVDVPAALAERTYAHPLDTVIEVADRHAPWNAGRWHLKTDGEHTRVEAATTAPDLSLDAAHLGSAYLGRGPVTTHVDAGTAVEHTPGAAARLDTALYTPRAPRCDTGF, encoded by the coding sequence ATGGCAGCAGAGCACCACCCCGCGACACCCCGATCCGACGGACCCGGATGGGAGGTCGACCGGCCCGCGGAGGACGAGATATCCGAGGCCACCCGGGTGTTCGCCACCGCCATCAACATCCCGTTGAACGACCTGCTCGACACCGAGCGCGACCACCCCGTCAACGAGCCCGACCGCTTCCTGGTCGTCCGCGACGGCGGCCGCATCGTCGGCACCACCAACTCCCATCCCTTCTCCCTCACCGTCCCGGGCGGTCCGCGCCCGGCGGCCGGGGTGACCGGGGTGGGCGTGCTGCCCACCCACCGCAGACGCGGCATCCTCACCGCCCTCCTGCGCGAACAGCTCGCCGACCTGCGACGACGCGGCGAGAACCTGGCGATCCTGTGGGCCTCCGAAGGCGGCATCTACGGCCGCTACGGCTACGGCCGGGCGTTCCGCCAGCACACCTACTCCGTGAGCCGGGCCCACGCCGCCCTGCGCCCCGACGCGCCCCGCGACCCCTCGCTCACCCTGGAGCTGGCCGAGCCCGCCGACGTCCTGCCCGACCTGGACCTGCTGCACCGCGCCGCCCAGGCCGAACGCCCCGGCGGCTTCCCCCGCGAGGGCAACTGGTGGAAGCTGCGCCTGTGGATGCTCTCCCGCCCCCGGCCCGACACCTCCGACCTGCGCGCCGTCCTCGTGCGCGACGCCGGGGGCCACCCGGTCGGCTCGGCCCTGCACCGGGTCACCACCGGCTACGGCGAGGGCGGCCTGCCCACCGGGACGGTCTCCGTCCGGGAGGTCAACGCCCTCACCCCGGCCGCCCGCACCGCCCTGTACGAGTACCTCTTCGACACCGACCTCACCGTGGAGACCGAGGTCGTCGGCCTGCCCGAGGACGACCCCCTCCCCGCCCTGCTGGCCGACCCCGCCCAGGCCGTCCGCCGCGGCGGCGTGAGCCTGTGGCTGCGCCTGGTCGACGTGCCCGCCGCCCTGGCCGAGCGCACCTATGCCCACCCCCTGGACACCGTCATCGAGGTCGCCGACCGGCACGCCCCCTGGAACGCCGGGCGCTGGCACCTGAAGACCGACGGGGAGCACACCCGGGTGGAGGCCGCCACGACGGCCCCCGACCTGTCCCTGGACGCCGCCCACCTGGGCTCCGCCTACCTGGGCCGCGGACCGGTGACCACCCACGTCGACGCCGGCACCGCCGTCGAGCACACGCCCGGCGCCGCCGCCCGCCTCGACACCGCCCTGTACACCCCCCGCGCGCCCCGCTGCGACACCGGCTTCTGA